The window CAAGAGACTCATGAAACTTGTTTGAGTTGTATAATCCATCAAGTCTGCAAACATTTTAGTCACATTATCATTGCTGGCTCTTACAATCAGTGCAGATCGATTTGAAATATGTGCATTGAATTAGCACACAATGataaagtgtaataaaaaaaaaaggagaaagcaaCAAAGAATGCCCACTGGATATTCCCTGCATGATTCAGCAATCTGCCGAAAGATTTTCCtgatgcataaaaatgaatggaaagtACTGGATAACTGAGATGGCAAGAGAATCGCATCCAAAACAACTGCAgcaaacatttgaaacatgagCTAACAAACATTAGCCAGCTAGCTGACGCGGAAAATTGGCATTGTGAAATCGAGTTCCGATGTATATCGAGCTAAATATGTGCGCTTAGATGTCAGTCTGCCACCGCTGACAGCTCTGGTTGCAAGTCACGTAGATACTACCAGTTTTAGCTTCAGTTGCTAACTAGCTGTTTATAAACAGTCCACAAGAAACGCATCAAAAACAGCTACAAACTACATCCATGGGACTGGTGAGAGGCAAAAATTGACAGGTATACTTACAACTGCTTACAGATTGTTTTCCCTCTGAGAGTGCAGCTACGGAGTTGGTAAAGGCTGTAGATGTGCATGCAGACACAATATGGACATTATTGCAGCTGCAGACTCTCTGTGGCCTGGACAGTGATGCACGCTGGAAGTTGGCCAATTCAGCTACTGTACGAGCCAGAAGTCccgcctcctgctgctcctgcaccAATCAACGTCTGAGACACACCGGAAATAAGGGGGCCCGTGAAATGACAGACACGATCAGCTCGTAAGAAACGGTTGCAGTTTTTTTAACCACTTCTTGTAAATAAAGCTTTTTTagttttaagtgtgtgtatttttattttttgaaagtaTTAATTAACACAGTGGTGGTCGATGATAAATTAAAAGTTACGTAGTGTGTGATATCTTGTCGATCATAAAATCCActcaacataaaaacagaagaaaaaaaaaacttcgaTCTTTTCTCTCCCTGAAACTATTTcctgtaaaaactaaaaactgagtTTTAGGTTTATCTTCCACAACTTAGCTATTGAGATCAGGCATCAATCACATTAAAATCCTTCCTAAGGACTTATTTTGCTGCTTTGTaacttttaaagctccatgAAGTTCAGTGTTAAAAATCTCTGTTTTCACAAGACTATGCACAAAAGATCATTTCAGAGACTGAGTGATTGGtgtaggaaaaagaaaataaaacgtttttattaaacaaacatttttattaaaacgTGTACATAAGCAATTAGCATATCCTACACTTTCTAAATGTGAAATGACAACGTTATACAGTTCTTTGTCacagttgagaaaaaaaacctatGGAAGTAGGGAAGTTGGCATAATCATAAATCTTGTGACCATTAACCAGTGAATAACAGATTTCATGAAGAAACTAACAAAGAACAATGGctaaaatatatacagtgtcACTTACATATGCCATATATTTATGCACTATAATGTATCTTTTTTCCGTCTTTCCAACATTGGTAACGAGGTCAAGATGTGGAAATAAGAGTTTTATTGACCCATGCCATTTGAACActtatttgttatttgtaaCTGTCTGTggacctgttttttttccttcacccTAGTTAATACCCTTTAAAGCTGAACTGTTACTCAACCAAGGCACACCGCTAAGCAGGGACACTAACAGAAAGTCATCCAAGCAGTTGCTTTCCCATCTTGCAAAGGGCTCTCCTTCTCTCTAGAGGAATCGTCTCTCTTCACAGATTCAGTCTCTTCTGTCAGGTTTGCTGGCTCCTGGAATTTTACATTCTCGAGTTGGTTCGTGTCAATATTTCCATTCTCAGTAGGTCTCACTTCTATCTCTGGTTCACTGTCTGAATCAATTGAAATGGTCTCTGTGCATGTACTGAGTTTTAAGGTACAGTTTAGTGTCTCACACTGCTTGTTTTGGTCTGTGTTTGGAGTGCCAGACTTGAGGCCTCCAGATCTCCCCACTGAGGAGCCCACAATCTTGCTCTCTTCAAAGATCAACTCATGCTTAACTTTCTTGAGAGCTTGCATGTCGAAGCCGagcagcacagacactttcTTGGTCTCACATAGTCTCTCACACGTCCTTTGCTTGCTTGCAAAGTGACTGGAAATGTCGGATTTCCACAGCCACAGACCCGCAGACAGCTTTTCCTCTTCCTGAGGAGAAAGGTATGGTCGTCGGTTAAAGTAGGCTGTCAGGAAATCTTTCCTGGCCTCATATGTCTTGTGCTCATAGCTTCTCGGATCCAGAGCAAGGCCATCAGATTCAACCTGATTTCCAATGGTATTGGTGGAAATCTTGGACTCCTTGCCAAGTTTTATCCTCTTGGGGTTGTATGTGCCCTGCGCTGGTGGCTGCCTCTTGAGGAAGCCAGCCCCCGAGGAGTTGAGAGTCAAGGCAGATTTAAAGCCTTGGCTTGCCTGGTTCCTACCAACAGCCCTGCACTGCACAAGATGCAGTGTTATTGTGGAGGCCACCATGTTACTGGTGTACACTCCTAAGCAATGAATACACTTGtatgtcatctttttttcaaCAGGATGCATTGTTTGGAGCACTTGGTGTCGCTCCCTCAGATGCATAGACAAAGCATCGGAGATGGGACCTTTGAGGATGGTGAAACACAGCGGACACAGAGTCTTCCCCACCTCACTCTTGTGAGTCGTGGAAGGGAAATTTCTACTAAGTGGTTCACTTTTCTCAATCATTCTTGGAGCTGTTAGCTTGACCAGAGGTGGAACATTATTCTGAGCCGGTGCAGGCTGATCTTGACCATTGATAGATTCCTTCATGTTAAAAGTGAGAACAACCAGCTGAACATTACTGGACTTATCTTGTTTAATGGTGAGATCGAAGGTTAGCGGTGTTGCACCGGGAGGTCCGACAAAGTCATCAGGGTGAGCCTGAGCCACATGCTCTATGATTTTTTCAACATTGTGGAAAGCAGAGTGGCACTGTGGACAGGTGAGCCCATGGATTAGCATGTGGTTAAGCAGTGTGTCACTGGGAAGATAGCGGTTGCAAAGCAAACA is drawn from Seriola aureovittata isolate HTS-2021-v1 ecotype China chromosome 2, ASM2101889v1, whole genome shotgun sequence and contains these coding sequences:
- the adnpa gene encoding activity-dependent neuroprotective protein a, with product MYQLPVNNLTRIRRARKQVKKALGDIGLEYCKEAAEEFKEFCPNEQFVKGSLCLDICAWDPSYSKPQEYRSKPFCCTECPFSSKYYSGYKNHFRNVHRKIFESKILLNCPYCTFTASKRTLETHVKIFHLPSSARHNYGSSQATALQKKDKAFFDRARQGDGVERAMYFCKKCTFRDTLYNVVRRHIYREHFQHIVSPYLGMVSESSVKNGANSVNGNNILCKRCQFTTRSYEALVQHVIEYHERIGAQVTTMIGHANIVVSRSQTLPVVTPKAPLIVSRGHPLRAEATAQPVIGYLKPTGPVVKSQSPIVTNQVRVTVAGNSTVAENNATGVNTAQTQKWKICTVCNELFPENLYSAHFESAHKAKKVWALAKYIMKIHNFTSKCLLCNRYLPSDTLLNHMLIHGLTCPQCHSAFHNVEKIIEHVAQAHPDDFVGPPGATPLTFDLTIKQDKSSNVQLVVLTFNMKESINGQDQPAPAQNNVPPLVKLTAPRMIEKSEPLSRNFPSTTHKSEVGKTLCPLCFTILKGPISDALSMHLRERHQVLQTMHPVEKKMTYKCIHCLGVYTSNMVASTITLHLVQCRAVGRNQASQGFKSALTLNSSGAGFLKRQPPAQGTYNPKRIKLGKESKISTNTIGNQVESDGLALDPRSYEHKTYEARKDFLTAYFNRRPYLSPQEEEKLSAGLWLWKSDISSHFASKQRTCERLCETKKVSVLLGFDMQALKKVKHELIFEESKIVGSSVGRSGGLKSGTPNTDQNKQCETLNCTLKLSTCTETISIDSDSEPEIEVRPTENGNIDTNQLENVKFQEPANLTEETESVKRDDSSREKESPLQDGKATAWMTFC